One Nicotiana tomentosiformis chromosome 4, ASM39032v3, whole genome shotgun sequence genomic window carries:
- the LOC104114467 gene encoding uncharacterized protein, protein MVNDNWLIFFPAITISHLSFTGSDHNPLLIEMNVRQDTNKKYFKFLNCWVENECFIPLVHEVWNQEVRGNAMWIFHQKLKAVSNALSKWSRQKYGDIFHKAKEYEEKVKQAEIIWAQTNDANDRMNFQNVDANSRYFHNLLRGRRRKLFIHKIKYIEGEWVQSDEAIGEAAYDYYQDLFTETGSTIREDLLPCIPSFITDEENDLLTRDPTIEELKEVVFSTNPASAAGPDGMNEKCF, encoded by the coding sequence ATGGTAAATGACAATTGGCTTATCTTCTTCCCAGCTATCACAATTTCACACCTATCCTTCACTGGGTCTGATCACAATCCTCTGCTGATAGAGATGAATGTTAGGCAGGATAccaataaaaaatatttcaagtttCTCAACTGTTGGGTGGAAAATGAATGTTTCATACCCCTGGTTCATGAAGTCTGGAATCAAGAAGTCAGAGGCAATGCTATGTGGATCTTCCATCAAAAGCTTAAAGCAGTCTCTAATGCCTTGAGTAAATGGTCGAGGCAGAAATATGGGGATATTTTTCACAAGGCCAAGGAATATGAAGAAAAAGTGAAGCAGGCAGAAATCATTTGGGCTCAAACAAATGATGCAAATGATAGAAtgaattttcaaaatgttgatgCAAACTCAAGATACTTCCACAATTTAttgagaggaagaagaagaaagttgTTTATCCATAAAATCAAATACATTGAAGGTGAATGGGTGCAAAGTGATGAAGCTATAGGGGAAGCTGCCTATGATTACTATCAGGATCTATTTACAGAAACTGGTAGCACCATTAGAGAAGACTTGTTACCCTGTATTCCATCATTTATCACAGATGAAGAAAATGACCTCCTCACTAGAGATCCAACTATTGAAGAACTCAAGGAAGTGGTTTTCTCAACGAATCCTGCAAGTGCAGCAGGTCCTGATGGCATGAATGAAAAGTGTTTTTAA